Below is a window of Cupriavidus sp. MP-37 DNA.
CGCATCGCCGCGGTCACCGGGGTGCCGGCCGAGCACGGCGAAGGCTTGCAGATCCTGAACTACAAGCCGGGCGGCGAGTACCAGCCGCACTTCGATTACTTCAACCCGCAGCGGCCCGGCGAAGCGCGGCAGCTGTCCGTCGGCGGGCAGCGCATCGCCACGCTGGTGATCTACCTGAACACCCCCGAGGCGGGCGGCGCCACCGCGTTTCCGCGCGTGGGCCTGGAGGTGGCGCCGGTCAAGGGCAATGCGGTCTACTTCAGTTACCTGCTGCCCGACGGCACGCTCGATGACCGCACCCTGCACGCGGGCCTGCCGGTGGCATCCGGGGAAAAGTGGATCGCCACCAAATGGCTGCGCGAACGGCCGTACCGCAGCGAACGCTGATTGTGCCGGCACGCTGACGTCCGGCGTATCGGCCTATTTCTGAAAAACTGTACCGGTACTGTACCGCCCACTGACCGTAGACTGATTTCTGAAACGTACTTGAACGCCTGGAGTCAGTCATGGAAGTGTCCCAATTCGCCGCCGGCACCGGTGTCTTTGCCGCCTTTGCCGGCTTCGCCCTGGTGTCGTCGATCACCCCCGGTCCGAACAACACCATGCTGCTCGCCTCGGGCGTGAACTTCGGCTTCCTGCGCACGGTGCCGCACCTGCTCGGCGTCAGTATCGGCTTCGCGCTGATGGTGGGGCTGGTCGGGCTGGGGCTGGGGTCGCTGTTCCATGCGTTCCCGTGGACCTGGCAGGTGCTGCGGGTGGTGGCAACGGTCTACCTGGTCTGGCTGGCCTGGAAGCTGGCCACGGCCGGCGGCGTGCAGGACCAGCAGGTGGCGCGGCCGATGGGCTTCTGGGCCGCGGCGGCGTTCCAGTGGGTCAATCCCAAGGCGTGGGTGATGGCGGTGGGCGCGTGCAGTACCTATGTGCTGCACGGCAACCTGTGGCTCAACGTGCTGCTGCTGTCGGGGATCTTCGGCGTGGTGAACCTGCCCAGCGTGGCGATGTGGGCGTTGTGCGGCTCGGCGCTGCGGCGCTGGCTGGCGCGGCCGAAGGTGCTGCGGGCATTCAATATCGGGA
It encodes the following:
- a CDS encoding LysE family translocator, with protein sequence MEVSQFAAGTGVFAAFAGFALVSSITPGPNNTMLLASGVNFGFLRTVPHLLGVSIGFALMVGLVGLGLGSLFHAFPWTWQVLRVVATVYLVWLAWKLATAGGVQDQQVARPMGFWAAAAFQWVNPKAWVMAVGACSTYVLHGNLWLNVLLLSGIFGVVNLPSVAMWALCGSALRRWLARPKVLRAFNIGMAVLLLASLWPILGTHQA